The following coding sequences are from one Eucalyptus grandis isolate ANBG69807.140 chromosome 11, ASM1654582v1, whole genome shotgun sequence window:
- the LOC104425818 gene encoding LOW QUALITY PROTEIN: eukaryotic peptide chain release factor GTP-binding subunit ERF3A (The sequence of the model RefSeq protein was modified relative to this genomic sequence to represent the inferred CDS: substituted 1 base at 1 genomic stop codon), with the protein MITHSCPMMDIEEDIRGLQLDSAEENNGVVHPEDPTHEETEKVDEMEEGAQDEILKPSQQIQADPRGKDDKASAAEHADTQDEMEEDRKRHLNVVFIGHVDAGKSTTGGQILFLSGQVDDRTIQKFEKEARDKCRESWYMAYIMDTNEEERVKGKTVEVGRAHFETETTRFTILDAPGHKSYVPNMISGASQADIGVLVISARRGEFETGYERGGQTREHVQLAKTLGVSKQLVVVNKMDDPSVNWSKERYDEIESKMIPFLKSXGYNVKKDVLFLPISGLVGSNIKTRVDKSLCSWWNGPCLFDALDAVEVPPRDPKGPFRMPIIDKFKEMGTLAMGKVESGSIHVGDSLVLMPNKAYVRVLAVHRDDDKVRRAGPGENVRVTLNGIEEKDILSGFVLSSPEKPIAAVTEFVAHLQILELLDNAIFTAGYKAVLHIHAVVEECEIVELLQQIDPKTKKPLKKKVQFVKNGAVVVCRIWVDNLICIEKFSDFAQLGRFTLRTEGKTVAVGKVTDLPVIARA; encoded by the exons ATGATCACGCACTCGTGTCCAATGATGG ATATCGAGGAAGACATTCGTGGGTTGCAACTTGACTCAGCAG AAGAGAATAATGGGGTTGTTCATCCTGAAGATCCAACGCATGAAGAGACGGAGAAGGTTGATGAAATGGAGGAAG GTGCCCAAGATGAGATCCTAAAACCCTCCCAACAGATCCAGGCTGACCCCCGAG GGAAGGATGATAAAGCATCTGCTGCTGAACATGCTGATACGCAAgatgaaatggaagaagatagGAAGCGGCATTTGAATGTTGTTTTTATTGGTCATGTTG ATGCTGGAAAATCAACAACAGGTGGCCAGATTCTTTTTCTTAGTGGACAGGTTGATGATCGCACAATCCAAAAGTTCGAGAAAGAAGCGAGGGACAAGTGTAGAGAAAGCTG GTACATGGCTTACATTATGGACACTAATGAAGAAGAGAGGGTTAAG GGTAAAACAGTTGAGGTTGGGAGAGCACATTTTGAGACTGAAACAACTCGTTTCACCATATTAGATGCACCG GGTCACAAAAGTTACGTCCCTAATATGATAAGCGGGGCATCCCAAGCAGATATAGGCGTACTG GTAATATCTGCTAGAAGGGGGGAATTCGAGACCGGATACGAGAGAGGTGGACAAACCCGTGAACATGTCCAGCTAGCTAAAACCTTGGGTGTATCTAAGCAGCTTGTTGTTGTAAATAAAATGGACGATCCCTCTGTAAATTGGTCTAAAGAAag GTATGATGAAATTGAATCGAAGATGATCCCTTTTCTGAAGTCTTGAGGCTATAACGTGAAGAAAG ATGTTCTATTTCTACCGATATCTGGTCTGGTTGGTTCAAACATAAAGACAAGAGTTGACAAAAGCTTATGTTCGTGGTGGAATGGACCGTGCCTCTTTGATGCTCTTGATGCTGTTGAGGTTCCTCCACGTGATCCTAAGGGTCCTTTCAG GATGCCTATCATTGACAAATTCAAGGAAATGGGAACTCTTGCTATGGGAAAAGTGGAATCAGGCAGCATACATGTAGGTGATTCTTTAGTTCTCATGCCAAATAAG GCCTATGTGAGAGTGCTTGCTGTGCACCGAGATGATGATAAAGTTAGACGTGCTGGACCTGGTGAAAATGTCCGGGTTACACTAAATGGGATTGAAGAAAAGGACATATTGTCTGGATTCGTCTTGTCAAGTCCAG AGAAACCAATTGCTGCAGTCACTGAGTTTGTTGCCCATCTGCAAATTCTTGAGCTGCTGGACAAT GCAATCTTTACAGCTGGTTATAAGGCCGTTCTACACATACATGCGGTTGTTGAGGAATGCGAGATTGTCGAGCTGCTACAGCAAATCGAtccaaagacaaaaaagccattaaaaaagaaagttcaatTTGTGAAGAATGGGGCTGTGGTCGTTTGTCGTATTTGG GTGGACAACTTGATATGTATTGAGAAGTTCTCTGATTTCGCACAGCTTGGGAGGTTCACTCTTCGTActgaag GCAAGACAGTGGCAGTCGGGAAGGTCACTGATTTACCTGTAATAGCTAGAGCTTGA
- the LOC104425822 gene encoding ADP-glucose phosphorylase: MMTSQNRLPQLRKDAITGRWVVFSPARAKRPSDFKSKAPATASDHRGRCPFCSGNEHMCAPQIFRVPPDPSSDWKIRVIENLYPALDRNLKDADFDGGGGGGGGDADVLRGFGFHDVVIETPDHSVHLSDLSPREVGDVILAYKKRVEQLLTFDSIKYVQVFKNHGASAGASLSHSHSQIIALPIVPSNVSARIECLREHFHQTGKCCLCEVPSNELLIDESAHFVSFVPFVASSPFEIWIVPRDHSPHFHELDDNKAADLGGLLKLMLRKISIQLNDPPFNFMIQTSPVHTSVSELGSTHWYLQIVPQLTIVAGFEVATGCHINPVFPEEAAKVLREVHVQM; this comes from the exons ATGATGACTTCGCAAAATCGACTCCCGCAACTGAGGAAGGACGCGATCACGGGGCGGTGGGTGGTTTTCTCGCCGGCGAGGGCCAAACGGCCCTCCGATTTCAAGTCCAAAGCCCCGGCCACCGCCTCCGACCATCGCGGGCGGTGCCCCTTCTGCTCCGGCAACGAGCACATGTGCGCCCCGCAGATCTTCCGGGTCCCGCCCGACCCAAGCTCCGACTGGAAGATCCGGGTCATCGAGAACCTCTACCCCGCGCTCGACAGGAACCTCAAAGATGCCGActtcgacggcggcggcggcggcggcggcggcgacgccgACGTGTTGCGCGGGTTCGGGTTTCACGACGTGGTGATCGAGACCCCCGACCATTCGGTGCACCTCAGCGATTTGTCGCCGAGGGAGGTCGGCGACGTGATTCTCGCGTACAAGAAGAGGGTCGAGCAGCTATTGACCTTCGATTCGATCAAATACGTACAG GTTTTCAAGAACCACGGGGCATCGGCCGGGGCATCTCTAAGTCATTCTCACAGCCAGATAATAGCTCTTCCCATTGTCCCTTCCAATGTTTCGGCTCGGATCGAGTGCCTGAGGGAGCATTTCCATCAGACAGGGAAGTGTTGTCTCTGTGAAGTCCCATCGAATGAACTTTTGATTGATGAGTCGGCTCATTTCGTTTCATTTGTTCCCTTTGTGGCCTCATCCCCTTTTGAGATATGGATTGTGCCGAGGGATCACTCTCCTCATTTCCACGAACTAGATGATAACAAG gcTGCTGATCTTGGAGGCCTGCTGAAACTGATGCTTAGGAAGATATCTATTCAGTTGAACGATCCGCCGTTCAATTTCATGATCCAGACTTCTCCGGTCCACACTTCCGTGTCCGAACTGGGTTCTACTCATTGGTATTTGCAAATAGTACCACAGCTAACTA